The Dromaius novaehollandiae isolate bDroNov1 chromosome 5, bDroNov1.hap1, whole genome shotgun sequence genome window below encodes:
- the LOC112980660 gene encoding cytosolic phospholipase A2 epsilon-like isoform X2, which yields MASTAAFHQDSSSKTSSLENDERKWMIQQVAQHNVHAKNILEMTVSDDDVIHDDEHAIVLFDLAKLSLGEKVFMAFPLNPQGREELEVEFALENIWSPPEAIITNGAIVCRELACLEVQLDRRKEKKHCAEKELTFTVRGSFEETQRVSLGCDSHSPLPDPTFFHYAKYKQPSLDVAFTKKRRLPSFCACMSCGARKSRSVLLSIPLKSLPSEREVVSEHRKFDLRFKVKNCQEDLDVRLGFDLCGQEQDFICKRKKVVAAALKEVLQLEEDLQEDEVPVVAIMTTGGGTRALTAMYAHLLSVQKLNVLDCVSYITGLSGTTWTMSNLYEDPDWSQKDLEETLKDVRKHVLKNKFFACFAPDRLKYYLKELYQRKQDGHQICFTDLWGLIIETMFHDKENSHKLTDQQQALNHGKNPLPIYLSLNVKDKISDQDFREWVEFTPYEVGILKYGAFIRAEDFGSEFFMGRLMKKIPESRICFLEGIWSSVFSLNLMDAWFISVHSEDFWYRWTRDKITDIDDETLFPTRPNELDTRVVSAPDSFSNIFRDIVMLRPAASEIHNFLKGLQMNTNYLESEFSKWKDCELDSQPNHLTGATDSLILIDTAFAFATSYPPLMRPERKVDVVLHFNYSSGSQTGPLREASKYFAEQGIPFPKKVPDEQETPNLKECYIAGDKESPETPIVVFFPLVNDTFRDYKAPGVKRSPSEMAEGDVDVANTCGPYYINNLSYSEENFDKLVKLSYYNVQNNKDLILQALRTAVERKKQHKK from the exons AACATCCTGGAAATGACTGTTTCTGATGACGATGTTATTCATGATGATGAGCATGCGATTGTTCTTTTTGATCTAGCTAAACTCTCCCTTGGGGAAAAAGTGTTTATGGCATTTCCACTAAATCCACAG gGGAGGGAGGAGCTGGAAGTTGAGTTTGCATTGGAGAACAT CTGGAGTCCTCCTGAAGCCATCATCACAAATGGAGCAATAGTG TGTCGTGAACTAGCCTGCTTGGAAGTTCAGTtggacagaaggaaggaaaagaagcatTGTGCAG AGAAAGAGCTAACGTTTACAGTGAGAGGATCCTTTGAAGAAACCCAGAGAGTTTCACTGGGCTGTGACTCCCATTCCCCTCTCCCAGATCCCACTTTCTTCCACTATGCCAAATACAAACAACCCTCACTGGATGTTGCATTCACAAAGAAGAGGAGGCTTCCCAGCTTT TGTGCTTGTATGTCCTGTGGAGCAAGAAAGAGCAGAAGTGTCCTGTTGTCTATTCCTCTGAAGTCACTCCCTTCTGAGCGGGAAGTAGTCAGTGAG CACAGAAAATTTGACTTGCGCTTTAAGGTGAAAAACTG CCAGGAAGACCTAGACGTGCGCCTGGGGTTTGACTTGTGTGGCCAGGAACAGGATTTCATTTGTAAGAGGAAGAAGGTGGTTGCAGCTGCTCTGAAGGAGGTCCTCCAGTTGGAAGAGGACTTGCAGGAGGATGAG GTACCTGTGGTGGCAATCATGACCACGGGTGGTGGAACCAGAGCTCTGACGGCCATGTATGCTCACCTTCTAAGTGTACAGAAACTGAATGTTTTGGACTGTGTCTCATACATCACTGGTTTATCTGGCACAACATG gaCCATGTCAAATTTGTATGAAGATCCTGACTGGTCCCAAAAAGACCTTGAGGAAACTCTCAAGGATGTCCGAAAGCACGTGCTCAAAAATAAGTTCTTTGCTTGTTTTGCACCGGATCGtctaaaatactatttaaaagaGTTGTACCAGAGGAAGCAAGATGGACACCAGATATGTTTCACAGATCTGTGGGGACTCATCATTGAAACCATGTTCCATGATAAG GAAAACTCCCATAAGCTGACAGATCAGCAGCAGGCACTAAATCACGGTAAGAATCCCCTGCCCATCTACCTCTCTCTCAATGTGAAGGACAAAATCAGCGACCAGGATTTTAGAG aatgggTGGAATTCACTCCTTATGAGGTAGGAATCCTAAAATATGGAGCCTTCATTCGTGCAGAAGATTTTGGTAGTGAGTTCTTCATGGGTCGCCTGATGAAGAAAATACCAGAATCCAGAATCTGCTTCTTGGAAG GGATCTGGAGCAGTGTATTTTCTTTGAACCTTATGGATGCTTGGTTTATATCTGTTCATTCAGAAGACTTCTGGTATAGATGGACCCGAGACAAAATTACTGACATAG atgatGAAACCCTATTCCCTACAAGACCAAATGAACTAGATACTCGAGTGGTTTCTGCCCCTGATAGCTTCTCAAACATTTTCCGAGACATTGTCATGTTACGTCCAGCAGCTTCAGAAATCCACAATTTCCTAAAGGGCTTACAGATGAACACCAACTACCTGGAGAGCGAGTTTTCTAAATGGAAAG ACTGTGAGCTTGACTCCCAGCCCAACCACCTGACAGGAGCAACAGACTCCCTCATTCTGATTGATACTGCATTTGCCTTTGCTACCAGTTACCCACCCCTTATGAGACCAGAAAGGAAAGTGGATGTGGTTTTGCATTTCAACTACAGTTCAGGTTCACAAACAGGG CCTCTGAGAGAAGCCTCTAAATACTTTGCAGAACAAGGAATTCCTTTCCCTAAAAAGGTGCCAGATGAGCAGGAAACACCGAATCTGAAGGAATGCTACATTGCTGGTGACAAGGAAAGCCCAGAAACACCTATTGTGGTATTTTTCCCTCTAGTAAATGACACCTTCAGGGACTACAAAGCACCTG GTGTGAAACGTAGTCCCTCAGAGATGGCAGAGGGTGATGTTGATGTTGCCAATACCTGTGGTCCATATTACATAAACAATCTGAGTTATTCAGAGGAAAACTTTGACAAACTGGTGAAACTAAGTTACTACAATGTCCAGAATAACAAAGACTTGATTCTTCAGGCCTTGCGCACAGcagtggagaggaaaaagcaacaTAAGAAATAG
- the LOC112980660 gene encoding cytosolic phospholipase A2 epsilon-like isoform X1 has protein sequence MASTAAFHQDSSSKTSSLENDERKWMIQQVAQHNVHAKQKEMSPYCLLTVRIIKMSNAYRADLLSQPDCYVSLWLPTASDEKFQTKAIKNCRNPVWNETFYFQIQREVKNILEMTVSDDDVIHDDEHAIVLFDLAKLSLGEKVFMAFPLNPQGREELEVEFALENIWSPPEAIITNGAIVCRELACLEVQLDRRKEKKHCAEKELTFTVRGSFEETQRVSLGCDSHSPLPDPTFFHYAKYKQPSLDVAFTKKRRLPSFCACMSCGARKSRSVLLSIPLKSLPSEREVVSEHRKFDLRFKVKNCQEDLDVRLGFDLCGQEQDFICKRKKVVAAALKEVLQLEEDLQEDEVPVVAIMTTGGGTRALTAMYAHLLSVQKLNVLDCVSYITGLSGTTWTMSNLYEDPDWSQKDLEETLKDVRKHVLKNKFFACFAPDRLKYYLKELYQRKQDGHQICFTDLWGLIIETMFHDKENSHKLTDQQQALNHGKNPLPIYLSLNVKDKISDQDFREWVEFTPYEVGILKYGAFIRAEDFGSEFFMGRLMKKIPESRICFLEGIWSSVFSLNLMDAWFISVHSEDFWYRWTRDKITDIDDETLFPTRPNELDTRVVSAPDSFSNIFRDIVMLRPAASEIHNFLKGLQMNTNYLESEFSKWKDCELDSQPNHLTGATDSLILIDTAFAFATSYPPLMRPERKVDVVLHFNYSSGSQTGPLREASKYFAEQGIPFPKKVPDEQETPNLKECYIAGDKESPETPIVVFFPLVNDTFRDYKAPGVKRSPSEMAEGDVDVANTCGPYYINNLSYSEENFDKLVKLSYYNVQNNKDLILQALRTAVERKKQHKK, from the exons cagaaagaaaTGTCACCTTACTGCCTGCTCACCGTAAGAATCATAAAGATGAGCAATGCTTATCGGGCAGATTTGT TAAGTCAACCCGATTGCTATGTGAGTCTCTGGTTGCCAACTGCTTCAGATGAAAAATTCCAGACCAAAGCCATCAAAAACTGCAGAAATCCAGTGTGGAATGAAACTTTCTATTTCCAGATACAGAGAGAAGTCAAG AACATCCTGGAAATGACTGTTTCTGATGACGATGTTATTCATGATGATGAGCATGCGATTGTTCTTTTTGATCTAGCTAAACTCTCCCTTGGGGAAAAAGTGTTTATGGCATTTCCACTAAATCCACAG gGGAGGGAGGAGCTGGAAGTTGAGTTTGCATTGGAGAACAT CTGGAGTCCTCCTGAAGCCATCATCACAAATGGAGCAATAGTG TGTCGTGAACTAGCCTGCTTGGAAGTTCAGTtggacagaaggaaggaaaagaagcatTGTGCAG AGAAAGAGCTAACGTTTACAGTGAGAGGATCCTTTGAAGAAACCCAGAGAGTTTCACTGGGCTGTGACTCCCATTCCCCTCTCCCAGATCCCACTTTCTTCCACTATGCCAAATACAAACAACCCTCACTGGATGTTGCATTCACAAAGAAGAGGAGGCTTCCCAGCTTT TGTGCTTGTATGTCCTGTGGAGCAAGAAAGAGCAGAAGTGTCCTGTTGTCTATTCCTCTGAAGTCACTCCCTTCTGAGCGGGAAGTAGTCAGTGAG CACAGAAAATTTGACTTGCGCTTTAAGGTGAAAAACTG CCAGGAAGACCTAGACGTGCGCCTGGGGTTTGACTTGTGTGGCCAGGAACAGGATTTCATTTGTAAGAGGAAGAAGGTGGTTGCAGCTGCTCTGAAGGAGGTCCTCCAGTTGGAAGAGGACTTGCAGGAGGATGAG GTACCTGTGGTGGCAATCATGACCACGGGTGGTGGAACCAGAGCTCTGACGGCCATGTATGCTCACCTTCTAAGTGTACAGAAACTGAATGTTTTGGACTGTGTCTCATACATCACTGGTTTATCTGGCACAACATG gaCCATGTCAAATTTGTATGAAGATCCTGACTGGTCCCAAAAAGACCTTGAGGAAACTCTCAAGGATGTCCGAAAGCACGTGCTCAAAAATAAGTTCTTTGCTTGTTTTGCACCGGATCGtctaaaatactatttaaaagaGTTGTACCAGAGGAAGCAAGATGGACACCAGATATGTTTCACAGATCTGTGGGGACTCATCATTGAAACCATGTTCCATGATAAG GAAAACTCCCATAAGCTGACAGATCAGCAGCAGGCACTAAATCACGGTAAGAATCCCCTGCCCATCTACCTCTCTCTCAATGTGAAGGACAAAATCAGCGACCAGGATTTTAGAG aatgggTGGAATTCACTCCTTATGAGGTAGGAATCCTAAAATATGGAGCCTTCATTCGTGCAGAAGATTTTGGTAGTGAGTTCTTCATGGGTCGCCTGATGAAGAAAATACCAGAATCCAGAATCTGCTTCTTGGAAG GGATCTGGAGCAGTGTATTTTCTTTGAACCTTATGGATGCTTGGTTTATATCTGTTCATTCAGAAGACTTCTGGTATAGATGGACCCGAGACAAAATTACTGACATAG atgatGAAACCCTATTCCCTACAAGACCAAATGAACTAGATACTCGAGTGGTTTCTGCCCCTGATAGCTTCTCAAACATTTTCCGAGACATTGTCATGTTACGTCCAGCAGCTTCAGAAATCCACAATTTCCTAAAGGGCTTACAGATGAACACCAACTACCTGGAGAGCGAGTTTTCTAAATGGAAAG ACTGTGAGCTTGACTCCCAGCCCAACCACCTGACAGGAGCAACAGACTCCCTCATTCTGATTGATACTGCATTTGCCTTTGCTACCAGTTACCCACCCCTTATGAGACCAGAAAGGAAAGTGGATGTGGTTTTGCATTTCAACTACAGTTCAGGTTCACAAACAGGG CCTCTGAGAGAAGCCTCTAAATACTTTGCAGAACAAGGAATTCCTTTCCCTAAAAAGGTGCCAGATGAGCAGGAAACACCGAATCTGAAGGAATGCTACATTGCTGGTGACAAGGAAAGCCCAGAAACACCTATTGTGGTATTTTTCCCTCTAGTAAATGACACCTTCAGGGACTACAAAGCACCTG GTGTGAAACGTAGTCCCTCAGAGATGGCAGAGGGTGATGTTGATGTTGCCAATACCTGTGGTCCATATTACATAAACAATCTGAGTTATTCAGAGGAAAACTTTGACAAACTGGTGAAACTAAGTTACTACAATGTCCAGAATAACAAAGACTTGATTCTTCAGGCCTTGCGCACAGcagtggagaggaaaaagcaacaTAAGAAATAG